TAAATGTCTAGAAAAATACTATGATGTTTTAATAGATATTGAAGGTAGAATTGAAGAATTCAATAAACAAGAATGTAATGGATTCAAGGAATGGCAAAATTTATGTGAACATATAAATAGTAAAGAGAATGACTTAAATGAATGTTATAATCGACAATTGTTAAcagtttatttaaataattctgataaaataaaaagttttaaaGAAGATTGTGCTAAAGGTCCTAAATATCCTTATAATCCCTCATGTCGTACA
Above is a genomic segment from Plasmodium cynomolgi strain B DNA, scaffold: 0217, whole genome shotgun sequence containing:
- a CDS encoding hypothetical protein (putative), whose protein sequence is MAESSGSISIAYISDSKTLDSNKCLEKYYDVLIDIEGRIEEFNKQECNGFKEWQNLCEHINSKENDLNECYNRQLLTVYLNNSDKIKSFKEDCAKGPKYPYNPSC